Proteins encoded in a region of the Pleurocapsa minor HA4230-MV1 genome:
- a CDS encoding type IV secretion system DNA-binding domain-containing protein: protein METFIEILNDSGLLEILSQPDMLILIAMALLLQLFAVTQSKKSKSERSVAHFAENWTKYRLIRTAAKQLKAQNVKHVCLYCGSFKDWQLNPLVIWFYLLFLGRPPALFVPHANPGIQVVGAPGMGKTFSVIDRLLVSAIDQSYPILLYDYKYGNPNDDDDPSERKDGQTPFIGGYAARHGYKIRIFAPGKDYTCIINDLDFLKNDLDFTMCQTLVRTYESREANATSNKFFDSASQALLVTAILVAKGSKFPDLAMAAAIIQMPDLGQRLAYAIEQDRLSAWHEQGFSPYLSVALNKNDNTTAAGILAGAQNIISKFVRPDLVSCFVGKTNVSLDLGSKELLIFQSDEERQEILSPMNSAKIELVINRNFRKSRKIPLVFCVDEYPTIKSIQSIDWPARHRSKGLVMIYGYQSDPQILETYNSNMAGKLNAGIKTRFWFNPQSEETAKKWSDTMGKREVKIVNESKTINYGGQKSKTISTHYELEELRSPSNILKMKPFSCIYKNENSQNKKEAFIPIDIDRLHVSQEYIKMQNETAFMWHNNIESCLIKREKQYRSNQQIIGERILTDRKEESYRMFPMPEVPISPNFNINTSEFDFME from the coding sequence ATGGAAACTTTTATTGAAATACTTAATGATAGCGGACTCCTGGAGATATTATCCCAGCCCGACATGTTAATTCTGATCGCAATGGCATTGTTATTACAGCTATTTGCTGTAACGCAAAGTAAAAAAAGTAAGAGCGAACGGTCAGTTGCTCACTTCGCTGAAAATTGGACTAAATACCGACTAATTAGGACGGCGGCAAAACAACTAAAAGCACAAAATGTCAAGCATGTTTGTCTGTACTGTGGCTCTTTTAAAGATTGGCAATTAAATCCTCTAGTCATTTGGTTTTACTTATTGTTTCTCGGTCGTCCACCAGCCTTATTTGTACCGCACGCTAATCCTGGCATTCAAGTAGTTGGTGCGCCTGGAATGGGCAAAACCTTTAGCGTTATCGATCGATTGCTTGTTTCAGCCATCGATCAAAGCTATCCGATTCTTTTATATGATTATAAGTATGGCAATCCGAATGATGATGACGATCCCTCAGAACGTAAGGATGGACAAACACCATTTATCGGAGGGTATGCTGCTCGGCACGGATACAAAATCCGTATCTTTGCTCCTGGGAAGGACTATACGTGCATCATAAACGATCTGGATTTTTTAAAAAATGATTTGGATTTTACTATGTGTCAAACACTTGTAAGAACCTATGAATCAAGAGAAGCAAACGCTACTAGCAATAAATTTTTTGATAGCGCTTCGCAAGCATTATTAGTGACTGCTATTTTAGTAGCAAAGGGGTCAAAATTTCCCGACCTGGCAATGGCAGCAGCTATAATTCAAATGCCCGACTTGGGACAAAGATTAGCCTATGCAATCGAACAAGATCGATTGTCAGCTTGGCACGAACAAGGGTTTAGCCCTTATTTGTCCGTAGCTTTGAACAAGAACGATAATACAACTGCTGCTGGTATTCTGGCTGGAGCGCAAAACATAATATCAAAATTTGTCAGGCCAGACTTAGTATCATGCTTTGTAGGCAAGACAAATGTTTCATTAGATTTGGGCAGTAAAGAGCTTCTAATTTTTCAAAGCGATGAAGAGCGACAAGAAATTTTAAGTCCAATGAATTCAGCGAAAATTGAGTTAGTTATAAATCGCAATTTTCGTAAATCTAGAAAAATTCCGCTGGTTTTTTGTGTAGATGAATATCCAACTATAAAATCAATCCAATCAATAGATTGGCCTGCCAGACATAGATCGAAAGGATTAGTCATGATTTATGGCTATCAATCAGATCCCCAAATACTCGAAACTTACAACAGTAACATGGCTGGCAAGCTTAATGCTGGCATCAAAACTCGTTTTTGGTTTAACCCACAAAGCGAAGAAACAGCAAAAAAATGGTCAGATACTATGGGTAAAAGAGAAGTAAAAATTGTTAACGAATCTAAAACAATCAATTATGGAGGGCAAAAAAGCAAAACCATTTCTACCCATTACGAGTTAGAAGAACTTAGATCGCCTTCTAACATTTTAAAAATGAAACCTTTTAGCTGTATATATAAAAACGAAAATTCTCAAAATAAAAAAGAGGCTTTTATCCCTATAGATATCGATCGACTTCATGTTTCCCAAGAATATATCAAAATGCAAAATGAAACTGCTTTTATGTGGCATAACAATATTGAATCCTGCCTCATAAAACGAGAAAAACAGTATAGATCCAATCAACAGATAATTGGCGAACGGATATTGACCGATAGAAAAGAAGAAAGCTATAGAATGTTTCCTATGCCAGAAGTACCAATTTCTCCTAATTTTAATATAAATACATCAGAGTTTGACTTTATGGAATAA